The following proteins are co-located in the Frigidibacter mobilis genome:
- a CDS encoding bifunctional helix-turn-helix transcriptional regulator/GNAT family N-acetyltransferase, which translates to MSPTPSPETIDAIRTASRELVRQLGFMGGKFAGTDLPTSAVHALIEIESGGVTARDLTERLHLEKSSISRMLRKLVESGEVVEQPGEDGRVKILALSEAGKRRVLAIHAFAAAQVSGALDRLTPDQAHSVKEGLILYSAALAAQTLHRPPVGVIPGYQTGLIARITQMHALYYARRAGFGQQFEAGVAGGLAEFCTRLHHPGNAIWTAMQGHEVVGSIAIDGEDLGQNIAHLRWFILDDHVRGTGAGRRLLSAALDFADEKDFAEVHLWTFSGLDAARHLYESHGFGLEEERPGAQWGKEVLEQRFVRRLA; encoded by the coding sequence ATGTCACCCACCCCATCCCCTGAAACCATAGACGCCATCCGCACCGCATCGCGTGAACTGGTGCGCCAGCTCGGTTTCATGGGAGGAAAATTTGCAGGGACCGACCTGCCCACTTCTGCGGTTCATGCTCTTATCGAGATCGAGTCCGGTGGAGTGACCGCGCGCGATCTGACCGAGCGCCTTCATCTGGAAAAGTCGAGCATCAGCCGGATGCTGCGCAAACTCGTCGAATCCGGCGAGGTGGTCGAGCAGCCCGGCGAAGATGGACGCGTCAAGATTCTGGCCCTCTCCGAGGCCGGGAAACGGCGGGTGCTTGCAATTCATGCCTTTGCCGCTGCGCAGGTATCAGGTGCTCTTGATCGCCTGACACCTGACCAGGCGCACAGCGTCAAGGAGGGATTGATCCTGTACTCGGCCGCCCTGGCGGCGCAGACCTTGCATAGGCCGCCGGTCGGGGTAATCCCGGGCTATCAGACTGGGCTGATTGCCCGGATCACACAGATGCACGCGCTTTACTATGCCCGCCGTGCGGGGTTTGGGCAGCAGTTCGAAGCCGGGGTTGCGGGCGGACTTGCCGAGTTCTGCACCCGGCTGCACCATCCAGGAAACGCCATCTGGACAGCCATGCAAGGGCATGAAGTCGTCGGATCAATCGCCATCGACGGCGAGGATCTGGGCCAGAATATCGCCCATCTGCGCTGGTTCATCCTTGACGATCACGTTCGGGGAACCGGGGCCGGTCGAAGACTGCTTTCCGCCGCGCTCGACTTCGCCGACGAGAAGGACTTCGCAGAAGTCCATCTGTGGACTTTCAGCGGCCTCGATGCAGCGCGGCACCTCTATGAAAGTCATGGGTTTGGGTTGGAAGAGGAACGGCCGGGCGCCCAATGGGGCAAGGAAGTCCTGGAGCAGAGATTCGTGCGGCGCCTGGCTTGA
- a CDS encoding ABC transporter permease, which translates to MRPQLILGAVLALAALLAAGLSLVWTPYDIGALNIAAKLQGPSAAHWLGTDHFGRDIGSMLMSGARTSIAVALVAVGIGMAVGVPLGLIAAARAGGWLEEVIMRGNDLIFAFPSLVIAILITAVFGPSALNAILAIGIFNIPVFARVARGGALGLWTLDYIRAARVAGKGAARISAEHILPNIANILIVQGTIQFSLGILAEAGLSYVGLGAQPPTASWGRMLAEAQTMVTLAPHVALFPGLAIVLTVLGLNLLGDGLRDALDPRSRGRRA; encoded by the coding sequence ATGAGGCCGCAACTGATCCTCGGCGCCGTGCTGGCCCTCGCCGCGCTGCTGGCCGCGGGCCTGTCGCTGGTCTGGACACCCTATGATATCGGCGCCCTGAACATCGCCGCCAAGCTGCAGGGCCCCTCGGCCGCGCATTGGCTGGGCACCGATCACTTCGGGCGCGACATCGGCTCGATGCTGATGTCCGGCGCGCGCACCTCGATTGCCGTTGCGCTGGTTGCGGTCGGCATCGGCATGGCGGTGGGGGTGCCGCTTGGCCTGATCGCCGCCGCCCGGGCGGGGGGCTGGCTGGAGGAGGTCATCATGCGCGGCAATGACCTGATCTTCGCCTTTCCCTCGCTGGTGATCGCCATCCTGATTACCGCGGTCTTCGGTCCTTCGGCGCTGAACGCGATCCTCGCCATCGGCATCTTCAACATCCCGGTCTTTGCGCGTGTGGCGCGCGGCGGGGCGCTTGGGCTCTGGACGCTGGACTACATCCGCGCGGCGCGGGTGGCGGGCAAGGGCGCCGCGCGGATCTCGGCCGAGCATATCCTGCCCAACATCGCCAACATTTTGATCGTGCAGGGAACCATCCAGTTCAGCCTTGGCATTCTGGCCGAGGCGGGGCTGTCCTATGTCGGCCTTGGCGCGCAGCCGCCCACCGCCAGCTGGGGCCGGATGCTGGCCGAGGCGCAGACGATGGTGACGCTGGCGCCGCATGTGGCGCTGTTCCCGGGGCTGGCAATCGTGCTGACGGTGCTGGGGCTGAACCTGCTGGGCGACGGGCTGCGCGATGCGCTGGACCCGCGCAGCCGGGGGCGGCGGGCATGA
- a CDS encoding ABC transporter permease, which produces MLRFLARRLLALCLSLIVASLVVFAVIEVIPGDPAAFMLGLNASPETVAALRETLGLTGSLPARYLSWVGGMLTGDFGISYTYKVPVADLVADRMAVSLPLALLALALSTAIALPVGLHAAARRGRPGDAVVMGLTQLGIAVPNFWFAMLLVLVFAVNLRWLPAGGFPGWNAGIVPAFKGLLLPSIALALPQAAILARVLRSALIETLEQDYIRTARAKGLTQRRALTHHALRNALVPVLTILGMQFSFLLAGAIIIENVFYLPGLGRLIFQAITQRDLIVVESVVMILVFAVILVTFATDIAYALVDPRLRRRG; this is translated from the coding sequence ATGCTGCGCTTCCTCGCCCGCCGCCTGCTTGCGCTCTGCCTCAGCCTGATCGTGGCCAGTCTCGTGGTCTTCGCGGTGATCGAGGTCATTCCGGGCGATCCAGCCGCCTTCATGCTGGGCCTGAATGCCAGCCCCGAGACGGTGGCGGCGCTGCGCGAAACGCTGGGGCTGACCGGATCATTGCCGGCGCGCTACCTGTCCTGGGTGGGCGGGATGCTGACCGGAGATTTCGGGATATCATACACTTACAAGGTTCCCGTTGCCGATCTGGTCGCCGACCGGATGGCGGTATCCCTGCCGCTCGCGCTGCTGGCGCTGGCGCTGTCGACGGCCATCGCGCTGCCCGTCGGCCTCCACGCCGCCGCCCGCCGCGGTCGCCCCGGCGACGCCGTGGTGATGGGGCTGACGCAACTGGGCATCGCGGTCCCGAACTTCTGGTTCGCCATGCTGCTGGTGCTGGTCTTCGCCGTCAACCTGCGCTGGCTCCCTGCCGGCGGATTCCCGGGCTGGAATGCAGGAATAGTCCCTGCTTTCAAAGGCTTGCTTCTGCCCTCCATCGCGCTGGCGCTGCCGCAGGCGGCGATCCTGGCGCGCGTCCTGCGCTCCGCCCTGATCGAGACGCTGGAGCAGGATTATATCCGCACCGCCCGCGCCAAGGGCCTCACGCAGCGCCGCGCCTTGACCCACCACGCCCTGCGCAACGCGCTGGTGCCGGTGCTGACCATCCTGGGGATGCAGTTTTCGTTCCTGCTGGCCGGCGCGATCATCATCGAGAATGTGTTTTATTTACCGGGGCTTGGCCGGCTAATCTTCCAGGCGATCACGCAGCGCGACCTGATCGTGGTGGAATCCGTGGTGATGATCCTCGTCTTCGCGGTGATCCTCGTCACCTTCGCCACCGACATCGCCTATGCGCTCGTCGACCCGCGTCTGAGGCGCCGCGGATGA
- a CDS encoding P1 family peptidase: MRTGPRNLITDVAGLRVGNAGDARLRSGATVLVGDLPFTAAVHVMGGAPGTRETDLLAPDKLVQQVDALVLSGGSAFGLDAASGAADGLRAMGRGFVVGNQRVPIVPGAILFDLLNGGDKGWTENPYKPLGRAALAAAAEDFALGTAGAGTGATCHGLKGGLGSASVVLESGLTVGALVAVNALGSVTVGDGPQFWAAPWELGGEFGGLGLPGRFPAAEEPALAKHRGEATTIAIIATDAALTQAQAQRLAVAAHDGMARAIVPSHTPFDGDLVFAAATGAREMADPIADPFQLGHAAACCLARAIARAVYLATPEPGDTLPAWSARHGQ, translated from the coding sequence ATGCGGACGGGACCAAGGAATTTGATTACCGATGTGGCGGGGCTTCGGGTCGGCAATGCCGGTGATGCCCGGCTGCGCAGTGGCGCGACGGTGCTGGTGGGCGATCTGCCCTTCACCGCCGCGGTGCATGTGATGGGCGGCGCGCCCGGCACGCGCGAGACCGATCTGCTGGCCCCCGACAAGCTGGTGCAGCAGGTGGATGCGCTGGTGCTGTCCGGCGGGTCGGCCTTCGGCCTCGATGCCGCCTCCGGCGCGGCGGACGGGCTGCGGGCGATGGGGCGCGGCTTCGTGGTGGGCAACCAGCGGGTGCCGATCGTGCCCGGCGCGATCCTGTTCGACCTGCTGAACGGCGGCGACAAGGGCTGGACCGAAAACCCCTACAAGCCGCTGGGACGGGCGGCGCTGGCGGCAGCGGCGGAAGACTTCGCGCTTGGCACCGCCGGGGCCGGCACCGGGGCCACCTGCCACGGGCTGAAGGGCGGGCTTGGCTCGGCTTCCGTGGTGCTGGAGAGCGGGCTGACGGTGGGCGCGCTGGTGGCGGTCAATGCGCTCGGCTCCGTCACGGTCGGGGACGGCCCGCAGTTCTGGGCGGCCCCCTGGGAACTGGGGGGCGAGTTCGGCGGCCTCGGCCTGCCCGGGCGCTTCCCCGCGGCGGAGGAGCCGGCGCTGGCCAAGCACCGGGGCGAGGCGACAACCATCGCCATAATCGCCACCGATGCGGCGCTGACCCAGGCCCAGGCGCAGCGGCTGGCGGTGGCGGCGCATGACGGGATGGCGCGGGCCATCGTGCCCAGCCACACGCCGTTCGACGGCGATCTGGTCTTTGCCGCGGCTACCGGCGCGCGCGAGATGGCAGACCCGATTGCCGACCCGTTCCAGCTTGGCCATGCCGCGGCCTGCTGCCTGGCGCGGGCGATTGCGCGGGCGGTCTATCTGGCGACGCCGGAGCCGGGGGATACGCTGCCGGCCTGGTCGGCGCGGCATGGGCAGTAG